A single genomic interval of Camelina sativa cultivar DH55 chromosome 11, Cs, whole genome shotgun sequence harbors:
- the LOC104721731 gene encoding CRS2-associated factor 1, mitochondrial yields MLLIRLSRQNRSSFTLLTRRLHSASDQTESSSRLRDHYNFQPPPPLSPSSENPDFIQKKKKPKPQYRPPSSLEGVKKMHSDLPFDFRFSYTESSSNVRPIGLREPKYSPFGPQRLDREWTGVCAPAVDPKLESVDGVEDPKLEEKRRKLREKIQGASLTEAERKFLVELCQRNKTKRQVNLGRDGLTHNMLNDIYNHWKHAEAVRVKCLGVPTLDMKNVIFHLEDKTFGQVVSKHSGTLVLYRGRNYDPKKRPKIPLMLWKPHEPVYPRLIKTTIDGLSIEETKAMRKKGLAVPALTKLAKNGYYGSLVPMVRDAFLVSELVRIDCLGLERKDYKKIGAKLRDLVPCILVTFDKEQVVIWRGKDYKPPKDDDEYSSFIHREFSIDTDLSCSRVARDSPDETTRT; encoded by the exons ATGTTGTTGATTCGTCTCTCCCGCCAAAATCGATCCTCTTTTACACTTCTCACCCGCCGCCTTCACAGCGCTTCCGACCAAACAGAGTCATCCTCACGACTCCGAGACCATTACAATTTTCAACCACCGCCGCCGTTGTCTCCTTCCTCTGAAAATCCTGACTTtatccaaaagaagaagaagccgaaGCCGCAGTACCGCCCGCCTTCGTCACTGGAAGGTGTGAAGAAGATGCACTCTGATCTTCCGTTTGATTTCCGTTTCAGTTACACAGAGAGTAGTTCAAATGTTAGGCCAATTGGCTTGAGAGAACCAAAGTATTCTCCTTTCGGTCCTCAACGCTTGGACCGGGAATGGACCGGTGTCTGTGCTCCGGCAGTTGATCCTAAGTTAGAGTCTGTTGACGGTGTGGAGGATCCGAAGCtggaagagaaaagaaggaaacttAGGGAGAAGATCCAAGGGGCTTCACTTACTGAAGCTGAAAGGAAATTTCTTGTGGAGCTTTGTCAGAGGAACAAAACTAAAAGACAAGTCAATCTTG GGCGAGATGGTTTGACTCACAATATgttgaatgatatatataatcattggAAACATGCTGAAGCAGTTCGTGTCAAGTGTCTTGGAGTCCCAACTCTTGATATGAAGAACGTTATATTCCACCTTGAG GACAAAACATTTGGCCaagtagtgtctaaacactctgGTACCCTTGTGTTATATAGAGGGCGAAACTACGATCCCAAGAAAAGGCCCAAGATCCCATTGATGTTGTGGAAACCTCACGAACCGGTGTACCCTAGGTTGATTAAAACAACAATTGATGGCCTAAGCATCGAAGAGACCAAAGCTATGAGAAAGAAAGGGTTAGCAGTTCCTGCCCTGACAAAACTAG CCAAGAATGGCTATTACGGTAGTCTTGTTCCGATGGTGAGAGATGCTTTCCTCGTGAGTGAATTGGTACGGATTGATTGCTTGGGACTAGAGAGAAAGGATTACAAGAAAATTGGAGCAAAGCTTAGG GATTTGGTCCCTTGCATCCTGGTGACATTCGACAAGGAGCAGGTCGTGATTTGGAGGGGTAAAGACTATAAGCCAcccaaagatgatgatgaatattcGTCCTTCATTCATCGTGAATTTTCCATAGACACCGATTTAAGTTGTAGCAGAGTGGCTCGAGATTCTCCAGACGAGACAACCAGAACTTAA
- the LOC104721728 gene encoding uncharacterized protein At2g24330-like — MAQEQEGAVVESGEQNDSAAAAVAATATADSVKKKQKGFFSRLWNGIFRVRGDDFEKRLQYISKEEASVLSRMKRRSITWRKLTRNLIVSSVLFEIIAVGYAILTTRTEDLDWRMRSFRILPMFLLPAISALAYSSIASFSKMFDRRDQKTLEKLRAERLAKINELKERTNYYTTQQLIQRYDPDPAAKAAAATVLASKLGADSGLKVYLGDESQHDPSSGKSNDMEVNQSRGLRNRRQPNTKTHGSGSTSTHHSDDESHHSGTTERFPGTTKQNQQMLVEHYNPQGYAAPDGSWISRVAALLVGEDPTQSFALICGNCHMHNGLARKEDFAYITYYCPHCNALNKPKNSDENTLLPAVSASPITDSLPLIETSEVVNSSSSSSSERGNSPTPEIKEEAAITETGTPS, encoded by the exons ATGGCGCAGGAGCAGGAAGGAGCGGTGGTTGAGAGCGGTGAGCAGAATGATTCCGCCGCCGCTGCCGTGGCAGCGACTGCAACCGCCGATAgcgtgaagaagaagcaaaagggGTTCTTTTCGCGTTTGTGGAATGGGATATTTAGGGTTAGAGGCGACGATTTCGAGAAGAGGCTTCAGTATATCTCGAAGGAAGAAGCCTCTGTTTTATCAAGGATGAAGCGTAGATCGATTACGTGGAGGAAACTCACGAGAAATCTCATCGTTTCCTCTGTATTATTCGAG ATAATTGCTGTGGGTTATGCGATCTTGACAACCAGAACGGAAGATTTGGATTGGAGAATGAGGAGTTTCAGGATCTTGCCAATGTTTCTCTTACCTGCTATCTCTGCTCTTGCTTATTCCTCTATCGCCAGCTTCTCAAAGATGT TTGACCGCAGAGATCAAAAGACCTTGGAAAAGCTTCGAGCAGAAAGGTTGGCTAAAATCAATGAGCTTAAAGAAAGGACCAATTATTATACTACACAACAACTTATTCAG AGGTATGACCCGGACCCAGCTGCAAAGGCAGCTGCTGCAACTGTCCTGGCATCCAAATTGGGTGCCGATTCAGGCTTGAAAGTATACTTAGGAGATGAATCCCAACACGATCCATCCTCGGGCAAGAGCAATGACATGGAGGTTAACCAATCACGTGGGTTGAGGAATCGAAGACAACCAAATACTAAAACCCACGGTTCTGGGAGCACTTCAACACATCATTCTGATGATGAGTCTCACCATTCCGGAACAACCGAGAGATTTCCAGGCACCACAAAGCAAAACCAGCAGATGTTGGTTGAACATTACAATCCTCAGGGATATGCTGCTCCTGATGGCAGTTGGATCTCACGCGTTGCGGCTCTACTCGTGGGCGAAGATCCCACACAATCATTTGCACTCATTTGTGGGAATTGTCATATGCATAACG GACTTGCTCGGAAAGAGGATTTTGCATACATTACATACTATTGTCCTCACTGTAACGCTCTGAACAAACCGAAGAATTCAGACGAGAATACCCTTCTTCCTGCTGTTTCTGCTTCACCGATCACAGACTCTCTGCCATTGATTGAAACCAGCGAAGTGGTTAATAGCAGCAGCAGCTCGAGTAGTGAACGTGGAAATAGCCCCACTCCAGAAATAAAAGAGGAAGCTGCAATTACTGAGACCGGGACACCGAGCTGA
- the LOC104721730 gene encoding protein ABHD17C-like: MGNVTSNVAAKFAFFPPEPATYGVTKDEETGKLVFSGVSADKNVEVHQLTTKSGNKVVATFWKHPFARFTLLYSHGNAADLGQMVELFIELRAHLRVNIMSYDYSGYGASTGKPSEFNTYYDIEAVYNCLRTVYEIKQEEIILYGQSVGSGPTLHMASRLKRLRGVVLHSAILSGIRVLYPVKMTLWFDIFKNIDKIRHVNSQVLVIHGTNDEIVDLSHGKRLWELAKEKYDPLWVKGGGHCNLETYPEYIKHLKKFVNAMEKLSLTNPPTKQLTNEPSITETKHNRCLKFGKR; the protein is encoded by the exons ATGGGTAACGTGACGTCAAATGTGGCGGCCAAGTTCGCATTCTTCCCGCCGGAGCCGGCAACATACGGCGTCACAAAGGATGAAGAGACCGGGAAGCTGGTCTTTTCCGGAGTGTCGGCGGACAAGAACGTCGAAGTCCACCAGCTCACCACAAAGTCCGGCAACAAAGTTGTCGCCACGTTCTGGAAACACCCTTTTGCGAGATTCACGCTTCTCTATTCTCATGGCAATGCCGCTGACCTTGGCCAGATGGTCGAGCTCTTCATCGAGCTCCGTGCTCATCTCCGCGTCAACATCATGAg TTATGATTATTCAGGCTATGGAGCTTCAACAGGAAAG CCGTCTGAATTCAACACATATTATGACATAGAAGCAGTGTACAATTGCTTGAGGACTGTTTATGAGATCAAGCAAGAGGAGATAATTCTGTATGGACAGTCTGTAGGAAGCGGTCCAACGCTGCACATGGCTTCTCGGTTGAAGAGGCTGAGAGGAGTTGTTCTTCACAGCGCCATTCTCTCTGGAATTAGAGTCCTGTATCCTGTCAAAATGACTCTCTGGTTTGATATATTCAAG AACATAGACAAGATCCGTCATGTCAACTCCCAAGTTCTTGTCATACAT GGCACAAATGATGAGATTGTTGATTTGTCTCACGGGAAAAGATTGTGGGAACTGGCGAAGGAGAAGTATGATCCCTTATGGGTGAAGGGAGGAGGGCACTGCAACCTCGAGACTTACCCTGAGTACATCAAGCACCTCAAAAAGTTCGTAAACGCAATGGAGAAACTCTCTCTAACCAATCCACCGACCAAACAACTAACCAATGAGCCAAGTATCACCGAGACTAAGCACAATCGGTGCCTGAAATTTGGGAAAAGGTAG
- the LOC104727648 gene encoding ethylene-responsive transcription factor ERF015 has translation MPSSPPKAPFLRSSPKEAHEDQRFKCYKGVRKRAWGKWVSEIRVPKTGKRIWLGSYDAPEKAARAYDAALFCIKGEKGVFNFPTDKKPQLPEGYVRPLSKHDIQTISTNYAYSAVHVPSHVTTLTVTSQVPSEVYVSPNVSASTEITEVVDEYYLPTDATAESIFSVEDLQLDNFLMMDIDWINNLV, from the coding sequence ATGCCATCCTCTCCTCCTAAAGCTCCTTTTCTTAGGTCTTCACCCAAAGAAGCTCATGAAGATCAAAGGTTTAAATGCTATAAGGGTGTCCGAAAGAGGGCGTGGGGCAAGTGGGTGTCTGAGATCAGAGTTCCAAAGACTGGAAAACGCATATGGCTAGGTTCATATGATGCACCAGAGAAGGCAGCTCGAGCTTATGATGCTGCTTTGTTCTGCATTAAGGGTGAGAAGGGAGTTTTCAATTTTCCCACAGACAAAAAGCCGCAGCTTCCAGAAGGTTATGTCCGACCTCTTTCCAAGCACGACATACAAACAATATCAACAAACTATGCTTACTCAGCTGTGCATGTACCTTCCCATGTCACCACACTCACGGTAACATCCCAGGTTCCCTCTGAAGTTTATGTGTCCCCTAATGTATCTGCTTCTACTGAGATTACAGAGGTAGTCGATGAATATTATCTCCCAACCGATGCAACTGCAGAATCAATATTCTCAGTAGAAGACTTACAACTGGACAATTTCCTCATGATGGACATTGATTGGATAAACAATCTAGTATGA
- the LOC104721727 gene encoding wall-associated receptor kinase-like 18 isoform X2: MNFTGTPFFIDSTNSLIAVGCNSKVSLMYIKPNMVGCELTCNTNKDSHSNNTSKDSHSNSIPFIETGCSSNILSYSQDQDCTEKKPEETGCSGNGCCQASLPTEPQQVIGIRTESNDGNSTTKVQCTVAFITDEIYTLLNATKTKLLLSKRYATVSLGWVIQTKNNSFLNSLACNYRGYNHNTTYLVEPERKCTCARSTISEISYVNCGCTYGYKGNPYLTNGCKDIDECKDKSQYCKKTDTCVNSEGSYRCVGDKTKAIMIGAGAGFGVLVLVGGVWWLRKFLIKRRMTKRKKKFFRRNGGLLLQQELNTRQGNVEKTRIFNSRELEKATENFSENRVLGHGGQGTVYKGMLVDGRTVAVKKSKVIDEDKLQEFINEVVILSQINHRHVVKLLGCCLETEVPILVYEFIINGNLFQHIHEESDDYTMIWGMRLRIAVDMAGALAYLHSAASSPVYHRDIKSTNILLDEKYRAKVADFGTSRSVTIDQTHWTTIISGTVGYVDPEYYRSSQYTEKSDVYSFGVVLAELITGNKPVITVQSTQEIVALAEHFRLAMKEKRLSDIMDARIRDDCKPEQVMAVAKLAMKCLSSKGKKRPNMREVFTELEKICTSPEDSQVQSQIDEEEEEEDEVVNIINRGDSWSIGVTAPVASSTVASTSPSDVEPLFPRITW; the protein is encoded by the exons ATGAACTTCACGGGTACCCCTTTCTTCATTGACAGCACAAACAGCCTCATAGCGGTTGGTTGCAACAGCAAAGTGTCGTTGATGTATATAAAGCCGAACATGGTAGGATGCGAGTTGACTTGCAATACAAACAAAGACTCGCATAGCAATAATACAAGCAAAGACTCCCACAGCAATAGCATCCCTTTTATCGAAACGGGGTGCTCGAGCAACATTTTATCCTATTCTCAGGACCAAGATTGTACAGAGAAGAAACCAGAAGAAACAGGATGCAGTGGTAACGGATGTTGCCAGGCAAGTCTACCTACCGAGCCTCAACAAGTTATTGGTATCAGAACAGAGAGCAATGATGGAAACTCGACGACAAAAGTACAGTGTACAGTCGCTTTCATAACGGATGAAATCTACACTTTGTTGAATGCgaccaaaacaaaactgttACTTTCTAAGCGATATGCTACGGTTAGTCTAGGATGGGTAATCCAGACGAAAAATAATTCTTTCCTGAATTCCTTGGCATGCAACTACAGAGGATATAACCACAATACTACTTACTTAGTTGAGCCTGAAAGAAAGTGTACATGCGCCAGAAGCACTATATCTGAAATAAGTTATGTAAATTGTGGATGCACCTATGGCTACAAAGGTAACCCATATCTTACTAACGGATGCAAAG atattgaTGAATGTAAAGACAAATCCCAATACTGTAAAAAGACAGACACTTGTGTGAATTCCGAGGGAAGCTATCGCTGTGTGGGCGATAAGACTAAAGCAATAATGATAG GGGCGGGTGCGGGTTTTGGGGTCTTAGTCCTAGTTGGTGGAGTATGGTGGTTGAGAAAGTTTTTAATAAAGAGAAGGAtgacaaagaggaagaagaagttcttcAGACGTAACGGGGGACTACTATTGCAACAAGAATTAAATACAAGACAAGGCAATGTTGAAAAGACGAGAATCTTCAACTCGAGAGAGCTAGAGAAAGCAACCGAGAACTTCAGCGAAAACAGAGTTCTTGGACATGGAGGTCAAGGTACTGTGTACAAAGGTATGCTCGTAGATGGCAGAACCGTTGCAGTCAAGAAATCCAAAGTTATAGATGAAGACAAACTACAAGAGTTCATCAATGAGGTCGTGATTCTCTCTCAGATAAACCATAGACACGTCGTCAAACTCTTGGGATGTTGTCTTGAGACAGAAGTACCTATTTTGGTTTACGAGTTTATCATCAATGGAAACCTCTTCCAGCATATCCATGAAGAATCTGATGATTACACTATGATATGGGGAATGCGTCTACGCATTGCTGTTGATATGGCAGGAGCGCTTGCTTATCTTCATTCTGCTGCATCTTCTCCAGTTTATCATAGAGATATCAAGTCAACAAACATACTACTAGACGAAAAGTACAGAGCCAAGGTGGCTGATTTCGGAACATCAAGGTCAGTAACCATAGATCAAACTCACTGGACAACGATCATTTCAGGTACGGTTGGGTATGTGGATCCAGAGTATTACCGGTCCAGCCAATATACTGAAAAGAGTGATGTTTATAGCTTTGGAGTGGTTCTAGCGGAACTTATTACTGGAAATAAGCCTGTCATAACGGTACAAAGCACTCAAGAAATAGTAGCCTTGGCAGAGCATTTCAGACTTGCCATGAAAGAGAAGAGACTCTCTGATATCATGGACGCTAGAATAAGAGATGACTGCAAACCGGAACAAGTAATGGCAGTAGCGAAGCTGGCGATGAAGTGTTTGAGCTCGAAAGGAAAGAAACGTCCAAATATGAGAGAAGTATTTACGGAGTTGGAAAAGATATGTACTTCTCCGGAGGATTCGCAGGTGCAGAGTCAGATtgacgaggaggaagaagaagaagacgaagttgtGAATATAATAAACAGAGGCGATTCTTGGAGCATTGGTGTCACTGCTCCGGTCGCCTCTAGTACTGTGGCTTCAACTTCTCCTTCGGATGTTGAACCATTGTTTCCTCGTATCACATGGTGA
- the LOC104721729 gene encoding chloroplast envelope membrane protein has protein sequence MYLMSSSMVLCHCLSFNSQNPLPESYLRYKSCEPISLWGNKRRKRFWRFVPSAEKNNNNSHTGNNKRRRSWWQRFFFDDEGNWLGLRDDEIVDEASEVAKDDEMSDEEKFETWKRRAEAIVELREGQEEIVGNDDVVNGSNVSKKKWEDWIVDSDDTLVESWTRDSAGSEGIDDNLELDELRIPDGGLVKMVRDMVLGAEEEDILYEDRVFRYASSKSAKFLAVLILIPWALDFLAHDYVLMPFLDRYVKTVPLAAQTLDVRRNQKLEMVKDLNREKARYRLEVEIGKSPPLSDDELWWEMRGKALELRDEWRLENRKAFANIWSDMVFGISLFVLLYANQGRVALLKFTGYKIINNISDTGKAFLIILITDIFLGYHSESGWETLLEIIMEHYGLEVEQSTITIFICLVPVIMDACVKLWLFKFLPRLSPRVSNIFQEMKRH, from the exons ATGTACTTGATGAGCTCGTCAATGGTCTTATGCCACTGCTTATCCTTCAATAGCCAAAACCCACTTCCTGAATCTTATCTTCGTTATAAGTCCTGTGAACCGATTTCGTTGTGGGGtaataagagaagaaagaggTTTTGGAGGTTTGTTCCCAGTGCGgagaagaataataataacagtCATACGGGTAACAataagaggagaagaagctggTGGCAGAGGTTCTTCTTTGACGATGAAGGGAATTGGCTTGGTTTGAGAGACGACGAAATTGTTGATGAAGCATCTGAGGTTGCTAAGGATGATGAGATGTCTGATGAAGAGAAATTTGAGACTTGGAAGAGACGAGCAGAGGCTATTGTGGAGTTACGTGAAGGTCAGGAGGAGATTGTTGGTAATGATGATGTAGTTAATGGTAGTAATGTGAGCAAGAAGAAATGGGAGGATTGGATTGTGGATTCTGATGATACTTTAGTTGAGTCTTGGACCCGAGACTCTGCTGGTAGTGAGGGAATTGATGACAATTTAGAGCTCGATGAGTTGAGGATTCCAGACGGAGGGTTGGTTAAGATGGTGAGGGATATGGTTTTGGGAGCAGAAGAGGAAGATATTTTATACGAAGACCGTGTCTTTCGTTATGCATCTTCTAAATCG GCAAAGTTTTTGGCGGTATTAATCCTCATTCCTTGGGCGTTAGACTTTTTGGCCCATGATTATGTCCTTATGCCCTTCTTAGACAg ATATGTGAAGACTGTACCACTTGCTGCCCAGACACTTGATGTGAGACGAAATCAGAAGCTAGAGATGGTAAAGGACCTTAATAGAGAAAAAGCTAGGTACCGTCTTGAAGTTGAGATTGGCAAATCTCCGCCTCTTTCTGACGATGAGTTATGGTGGGAGATGCGGGGTAAAGC TTTGGAGCTGCGAGATGAGTGGAGATTAGAGAACCGGAAAGCATTTGCCAACATATGGTCTGATATGGTGTTTGGAATCTCcttgtttgttcttttgtaCGCCAATCAGGGTAGA GTAGCCTTGTTGAAATTTACGggatataaaatcataaacaacATTTCAGACACGGGAAAGGCATTTCTCATCATTCTTATCACTGATATTTTCTTGGG GTACCATTCTGAATCTGGATGGGAGACATTGTTAGAGATAATAATGGAACATTATGGTCTTGAAGTTGAGCAATCTACTATTACCATCTTTATCTGCCTAGTTCCCGTTATTATGGACGCTTGTGTTAAGCTCTGG TTGTTCAAGTTCCTTCCAAGACTGTCTCCAAGAGTTTCCAACATTTTCCAGGAGATGAAACGTCACTGA
- the LOC104721727 gene encoding wall-associated receptor kinase-like 18 isoform X1: MSYGNRNCSFLLNLFTLLLLLFCYSADLAASTTCQSECGRVSIRYPFGIGKGCYLEKYYEIECRNTTSRKLVPFLSVIGKEVVSISLPTAESYFAYEVSNLDRHESFGLVRVKFPITSTGCLSGGNDESGGSKMNFTGTPFFIDSTNSLIAVGCNSKVSLMYIKPNMVGCELTCNTNKDSHSNNTSKDSHSNSIPFIETGCSSNILSYSQDQDCTEKKPEETGCSGNGCCQASLPTEPQQVIGIRTESNDGNSTTKVQCTVAFITDEIYTLLNATKTKLLLSKRYATVSLGWVIQTKNNSFLNSLACNYRGYNHNTTYLVEPERKCTCARSTISEISYVNCGCTYGYKGNPYLTNGCKDIDECKDKSQYCKKTDTCVNSEGSYRCVGDKTKAIMIGAGAGFGVLVLVGGVWWLRKFLIKRRMTKRKKKFFRRNGGLLLQQELNTRQGNVEKTRIFNSRELEKATENFSENRVLGHGGQGTVYKGMLVDGRTVAVKKSKVIDEDKLQEFINEVVILSQINHRHVVKLLGCCLETEVPILVYEFIINGNLFQHIHEESDDYTMIWGMRLRIAVDMAGALAYLHSAASSPVYHRDIKSTNILLDEKYRAKVADFGTSRSVTIDQTHWTTIISGTVGYVDPEYYRSSQYTEKSDVYSFGVVLAELITGNKPVITVQSTQEIVALAEHFRLAMKEKRLSDIMDARIRDDCKPEQVMAVAKLAMKCLSSKGKKRPNMREVFTELEKICTSPEDSQVQSQIDEEEEEEDEVVNIINRGDSWSIGVTAPVASSTVASTSPSDVEPLFPRITW; this comes from the exons ATGAGCTATGGAAATAGAAACTGCTCTTTCCTCTTGAATCTCTTCACGTTGCTACTTTTGCTGTTTTGTTATTCTGCAGATCTTGCTGCTTCAACCACTTGTCAAAGTGAATGTGGAAGAGTCTCTATCCGATACCCTTTTGGAATTGGAAAAGGTTGCTATCTCGAGAAGTATTACGAAATTGAATGTCGTAATACAACCTCAAGAAAGCTTGTCCCTTTCCTTTCTGTAATTGGCAAAGAAGTTGTGAGTATCTCTCTTCCGACTGCAGAAAGTTATTTTGCTTATGAAGTATCCAATCTTGATCGTCATGAATCATTTGGGTTAGTTCGTGTCAAATTCCCGATTACATCCACAGGATGTTTGAGCGGTGGAAACGACGAGTCAGGCGGATCAAAAATGAACTTCACGGGTACCCCTTTCTTCATTGACAGCACAAACAGCCTCATAGCGGTTGGTTGCAACAGCAAAGTGTCGTTGATGTATATAAAGCCGAACATGGTAGGATGCGAGTTGACTTGCAATACAAACAAAGACTCGCATAGCAATAATACAAGCAAAGACTCCCACAGCAATAGCATCCCTTTTATCGAAACGGGGTGCTCGAGCAACATTTTATCCTATTCTCAGGACCAAGATTGTACAGAGAAGAAACCAGAAGAAACAGGATGCAGTGGTAACGGATGTTGCCAGGCAAGTCTACCTACCGAGCCTCAACAAGTTATTGGTATCAGAACAGAGAGCAATGATGGAAACTCGACGACAAAAGTACAGTGTACAGTCGCTTTCATAACGGATGAAATCTACACTTTGTTGAATGCgaccaaaacaaaactgttACTTTCTAAGCGATATGCTACGGTTAGTCTAGGATGGGTAATCCAGACGAAAAATAATTCTTTCCTGAATTCCTTGGCATGCAACTACAGAGGATATAACCACAATACTACTTACTTAGTTGAGCCTGAAAGAAAGTGTACATGCGCCAGAAGCACTATATCTGAAATAAGTTATGTAAATTGTGGATGCACCTATGGCTACAAAGGTAACCCATATCTTACTAACGGATGCAAAG atattgaTGAATGTAAAGACAAATCCCAATACTGTAAAAAGACAGACACTTGTGTGAATTCCGAGGGAAGCTATCGCTGTGTGGGCGATAAGACTAAAGCAATAATGATAG GGGCGGGTGCGGGTTTTGGGGTCTTAGTCCTAGTTGGTGGAGTATGGTGGTTGAGAAAGTTTTTAATAAAGAGAAGGAtgacaaagaggaagaagaagttcttcAGACGTAACGGGGGACTACTATTGCAACAAGAATTAAATACAAGACAAGGCAATGTTGAAAAGACGAGAATCTTCAACTCGAGAGAGCTAGAGAAAGCAACCGAGAACTTCAGCGAAAACAGAGTTCTTGGACATGGAGGTCAAGGTACTGTGTACAAAGGTATGCTCGTAGATGGCAGAACCGTTGCAGTCAAGAAATCCAAAGTTATAGATGAAGACAAACTACAAGAGTTCATCAATGAGGTCGTGATTCTCTCTCAGATAAACCATAGACACGTCGTCAAACTCTTGGGATGTTGTCTTGAGACAGAAGTACCTATTTTGGTTTACGAGTTTATCATCAATGGAAACCTCTTCCAGCATATCCATGAAGAATCTGATGATTACACTATGATATGGGGAATGCGTCTACGCATTGCTGTTGATATGGCAGGAGCGCTTGCTTATCTTCATTCTGCTGCATCTTCTCCAGTTTATCATAGAGATATCAAGTCAACAAACATACTACTAGACGAAAAGTACAGAGCCAAGGTGGCTGATTTCGGAACATCAAGGTCAGTAACCATAGATCAAACTCACTGGACAACGATCATTTCAGGTACGGTTGGGTATGTGGATCCAGAGTATTACCGGTCCAGCCAATATACTGAAAAGAGTGATGTTTATAGCTTTGGAGTGGTTCTAGCGGAACTTATTACTGGAAATAAGCCTGTCATAACGGTACAAAGCACTCAAGAAATAGTAGCCTTGGCAGAGCATTTCAGACTTGCCATGAAAGAGAAGAGACTCTCTGATATCATGGACGCTAGAATAAGAGATGACTGCAAACCGGAACAAGTAATGGCAGTAGCGAAGCTGGCGATGAAGTGTTTGAGCTCGAAAGGAAAGAAACGTCCAAATATGAGAGAAGTATTTACGGAGTTGGAAAAGATATGTACTTCTCCGGAGGATTCGCAGGTGCAGAGTCAGATtgacgaggaggaagaagaagaagacgaagttgtGAATATAATAAACAGAGGCGATTCTTGGAGCATTGGTGTCACTGCTCCGGTCGCCTCTAGTACTGTGGCTTCAACTTCTCCTTCGGATGTTGAACCATTGTTTCCTCGTATCACATGGTGA